One Dehalococcoidales bacterium genomic window, GCCTTCCTCCCGGTCCCAGTCAGCGATGGTCAGCGGGATACGCTCTCCTTTTTCATCAATCCTGATGACAACGAACTGCCCCGCTTGAGCCTTTCTGGCCACATCCGGCGCAGCAATCTTGAACATATGGATTTTAGGCGCCAGGTCTTCCCTTAATAAGATTTTATACACCGTCTTTACCTCCAGCAGGGAAACTGACAGCGGAACAATAGCCTCTATCATGGTCTCCAGCTAAGTTTATAACTTTCTAGGAGAGTAGCGCAAGCCAGCGCAATCCCTCATAATAAAGAAGTTACCGGAAAGACATTGAGATTGGTTTTGCCGGATGAGGTTAAAAGAGAAAGACAAGGATGTGTTGTCTGTTAGCGGATGACCGGGCTACAGGTGGAAACAGCACGATACCGCGGCATAACATTAGTTGTATAATGATGGTTAAGCAACAGGAAGCGGTGAATGATGAGTTGCCTTTGAGAGAGGCATAAGTAAGTGATGAAAGCAGACGGGGAAAATAAAGCTACCAGGATAGCCAGAAGAAGATATGACCGTATCGCTCCGTTCTATGATGTTATCGAGGGAATGGCCGAGTCACGCTACAGCCACTGGCGGGCGCTCCTCTGGAGCAAGGTGGAGGGTAAACGGATTCTGGAGGTGGGTGCTGGCACCGGAAAGAATTTCCCTTATTATCCTGATAATGTGGAGATAACGGCTATTGATTTCAGCGACCGGATGCTCGGGCGCGCCCGGAAGAAGGCTGAGGCAAAGGGACTTAAGGTCCACCTTAAAGTCATGGACGTGCAGAACCTGGCCTTTGATGATAATTATTTTGATACTGTGGTAGCTTCTTTTGTGTTCTGCTCGGTTCCGGACCCGGTGTGGAGCTTAAGGGAGG contains:
- a CDS encoding methyltransferase domain-containing protein, which translates into the protein MKADGENKATRIARRRYDRIAPFYDVIEGMAESRYSHWRALLWSKVEGKRILEVGAGTGKNFPYYPDNVEITAIDFSDRMLGRARKKAEAKGLKVHLKVMDVQNLAFDDNYFDTVVASFVFCSVPDPVWSLREVERVCKPGGKVVLLEHVLSANRVLAWLMNLFDRVTVRLMGPHINRPTVENVAKSGLRVEKVTDLAFGIFKLIEARKD